The Xenopus laevis strain J_2021 chromosome 7S, Xenopus_laevis_v10.1, whole genome shotgun sequence genome includes a window with the following:
- the prr12.S gene encoding proline rich 12 S homeolog, with translation MDRNYPTAGFGDPLGAGSGWSYERSAKASLVYGSSRGSHPETDILHRQAYATPHPLQGYATNHHPAGLSGLFETGLHHASSGAPDASVMNLISALESRAPQPGPSASSLLSQFRTPSWQTAMHTPAPAELFISGAIPGSGTFPSSSALSAYQHPASFSGRSFPVTSSLTLQDATFSPTSNGLLSPHDPLLHIKSSQSSVPTSLSFDRLGSSVLGTGLPSQSSAYRSAQESASRHLPSQFNLLSSEQTSQLYNASVFSSSPASSIERAMPRQDSVIKHYQRPSSAQSQLPSAAAAAHSLQHYLSCGGSYQQMQHRSSLSCSPLGDQSPVSSEGSQQKNSQARQEQSQSYRPIIQSPGYSTSSSSNKSKSYSASRQTPRSTATPKCQSIATTGQTHNYSPSTPKPSSVISSQSQAYSPGQPQNLLSMSQSQNYAVAVTQSQGFTSSQAQDLTSGSKSQSYNTSQSQGLQTCVSQNQTYSPEQLQGLSSVGQIPSYSVQNESHVSVSQAPSYVPAHSQGLPTASPSLSYSTCHSPAMSSHSQSIGYSSVSHAQNLSDSSPSQIIRPLQSPTSNRSQSVASPGQSQKYLTSVLSPSFMQASHSQSYQNSQPPLERTSSYSKPKSDSDLLSTERTDDEDFLIQHLLQSQSPPRVSSESLVECEERSSKNLGYEMSKTEERYHLQSVIRTNSSIDNQGLELSLQSLKDKKKSDRHKEYANARSTPESLGTSVVHYSHQTGPMDSYAQDMKKSVEHLPHMDTSTKDLNSAHSYLQKTPEHASQAHRMVAESQSMETHSMLQSQRGTPLMMDTSPDLPLSLTHQPTTQQSQLLQSVLTHTQSQLQAHQRKVQTPMDVRLLESQRIQAEAQSPQLQMQLEAHLQSQQMQAHVRSQSMEVHSRSQSMEAQLMDSHQIQTDQQPPQLQAQLQSDRMQAEMQPERMQAALQTEGMEVLPQNNGMQALSRPQEIQDFLEPDLNLETHLGQTGSVSSQQHLMSDGGEGLRLDADSSQQVPQTQMEPKDQFDSPSPQGSKQRFVPLTSICFPDSLLQDEERSFFPGMEDMFCPPPCGNDEFPKSSCGDDGSQSMDRNEAMKNSYEMMQSNQGYSAYCTSESNDNQQNVHLGLDSVSVKHELPSTVNTEQLGLIQSSHTQQTSEVKPGLTSPIFCSSKPKKLLKTSSFHLLKKREPSFQPPKKNYAQEYEFEDDEDKEDVPADIRLNSRRLPDLLPDLISSCRTRPNISPMGDIDFCPPHIDGPKRRGRKPTKPKREGPPRPRGRPRIRPLVEPHPVGHDGNRRPRGRGRGRGRRMVDDGRERMAMEPLKPLKIKLQVPKENDTLQIEQAEMLPPPQENALDNSQTREKIKQKIKEVEEKQPEIKSGFMASFLDFLKSDEEDSVSKNQDLQKSITSAISALYDPTDRKEAENTAPPVVEEKVSSPVPSEPSPQQETTAPASPPSPPSPASPPSPPSPPSPQETHVPPPPEEPPAQSSPEQEEPEDSRPLHLAKKQESAAICEETDEEDVESSGEGIFRERDEFVIRVEDIQALKLALQTGREPPPIWRVQKALLQKFTPEIKDGQRQFCATSNYLGYFGDAKNRYQRLYVKFLENVNKKDYVRVCSKKPWHRPLQTMRRQSQTKAPGGKSPVVVPKLEIMEKPERLPKMEALGRPERPEALEKAEGAEKVERPDKLEGEEPFEKSEVIPKLEKFVSEEGHEQVPGMNSVKYVPLGDMEMVEAIKNIENREAVATMEKFEPMQKVEMEDTVAKTVNNEPSLKKEKTGQGTKQEKTDVFKGNMEPVAKAEKADQTVQPENADTAIKAEKSDNTVKPEKGTFSVRQEKQEPIVKAEKNTPGGRQEKSEPVTKPENLEMRKAECIGKLLLPVEKPENEEPMDTLENELEEKSAVSEPIGQTEPTNTIEKCETTEQSEKVEAEKRLEQDEQQEKCLRTNKLEKPNKVEKIDRVSKVDRSEKTGKVDRLEKASKGDRADKNVKVNRSEKRAKADRTEKPTRIDKMEKTVKATKMEKTEKATKVERSSKMVRAERPSKLDKPERPEKMPRLEKSEKSPKLEKVTKNDKIEKPEKSPRAEKEKMERPRAEKEKMERHVRMEKVEKVEPPTKAALKPKHKQVKVKAEPPPKKRKKWLKEVASSSDSESSPDQQSEEERVPVGRVLNTRAMKEMFRSYIEMLVSTALDPDMIQALEDTSDELYLPPMRKIDGIVNEHKKKVLKKISLSSSFQEAIHTFPQLNSEPGEPSTRMKPGGEAYNRKTLNKLKKNVAKPQEFKVDAEKSLFYTLYHSLHHYKYHTFLRCKQETNAIEEQNDDLGQEEVVQQCMRNQPWLEKLFDSFIDLITQAQNKCA, from the exons CCATGCACACGCCGGCTCCAGCAGAGCTCTTTATATCAGGAGCCATTCCGGGATCCGGTACATTTCCATCATCCTCTGCTCTTTCTGCTTACCAACACCCGGCATCATTCAGTGGTAGAAGCTTTCCTGTAACCTCTTCCTTGACACTTCAAGATGCAACCTTCAGTCCCACATCAAATGGACTCCTTTCTCCTCATGACCCTCTCTTGCATATAAAGTCATCGCAGTCCTCCGTTCCCACTTCCCTAAGTTTTGATCGCCTTGGCAGCAGTGTTTTGGGTACTGGACTACCTTCCCAGAGCTCTGCCTATCGCAGTGCCCAAGAATCAGCTTCACGTCACCTTCCTTCTCAGTTCAACCTACTTTCCTCAGAACAAACATCCCAGCTCTATAATGCATCAGTGTTTTCAAGCTCTCCAGCCTCATCAATTGAAAGGGCCATGCCCCGACAAGACAGTGTCATTAAGCACTACCAGCGACCTTCCAGTGCCCAGTCTCAGCTCCCCTCTGCTGCAGCAGCTGCACACTCACTTCAGCACTATCTCAGCTGTGGAGGGAGCTACCAGCAGATGCAGCATCGTTCCAGTTTGTCATGCAGCCCTCTGGGGGACCAGTCACCAGTTAGCAGCGAGGGATCACAACAAAAAAATTCACAGGCACGACAAGAACAGTCTCAAAGCTACAGACCCATAATTCAGTCCCCTGGGTATTCCACCTCTTCATCTTCCAATAAGTCAAAAAGCTACTCTGCTTCTAGGCAAACTCCCAGATCCACCGCCACTCCAAAGTGCCAAAGCATTGCCACCACTGGGCAAACACACAATTACTCTCCCTCCACTCCAAAGCCCAGCTCTGTTATATCGAGCCAGTCTCAGGCTTACTCCCCAGGGCAGCCCCAAAATCTTCTTTCCATGTCTCAGTCCCAAAACTATGCTGTCGCTGTGACTCAGTCACAAGGCTTTACATCCAGCCAAGCCCAGGATCTGACTAGTGGGAGCAAGTCACAGAGCTACAATACTAGCCAATCACAAGGCTTGCAGACCTGTGTAAGTCAAAATCAGACCTACTCCCCAGAGCAGTTGCAGGGGTTGTCATCTGTGGGTCAAATCCCAAGTTACAGTGTGCAGAATGAATCTCATGTGTCTGTAAGTCAAGCTCCAAGTTATGTCCCTGCTCATTCACAAGGTTTACCAACTGCTAGCCCTTCCCTCAGCTACAGCACTTGCCATTCCCCAGCAATGTCTAGTCACTCACAATCTATTGGTTATTCTTCAGTCAGCCATGCCCAAAATCTATCTGACTCTAGCCCCTCTCAGATAATCCGACCCTTGCAGTCTCCAACATCAAACCGCTCTCAAAGTGTGGCTTCCCCTGGACAGTCCCAGAAGTATCTAACATCAGTCCTCTCACCTTCGTTCATGCAAGCTTCCCATTCACAAAGTTATCAGAACTCCCAGCCGCCATTAGAAAGGACATCATCCTACAGCAAACCAAAATCCGACTCAGACCTTCTCTCCACAGAACGTACTGATGATGAAGACTTTCTCATACAGCACCTGCTACAGTCACAAAGCCCTCCACGTGTGTCCTCTGAAAGTCTGGTGGAGTGTGAGGAAAGGTCAAGTAAAAATTTGGGTTATGAGATGAGTAAGACTGAGGAAAGGTATCACCTACAAAGTGTTATAAGGACTAATTCAAGCATAGATAACCAAGGGCTGGAATTGTCTCTTCAAAgcttaaaagacaagaaaaaaagtGACCGTCATAAGGAATATGCTAATGCTAGGTCAACTCCTGAGTCCTTGGGGACATCTGTTGTCCATTACAGCCATCAGACAGGCCCTATGGATTCCTACGCTCAGGACATGAAAAAGTCAGTGGAACATCTTCCACACATGGACACCTCAACGAAAGACTTGAATTCGGCTCATTCATATCTTCAAAAAACACCTGAGCATGCATCACAGGCCCATAGAATGGTAGCTGAGAGTCAGTCGATGGAGACCCATAGCATGCTTCAAAGCCAGCGAGGCACTCCATTGATGATGGATACCTCTCCTGATCTGCCTCTCTCTCTAACCCACCAGCCTACCACCCAACAGTCACAACTCCTGCAATCTGTTCTAACCCACACTCAGAGTCAGCTGCAGGCACATCAGAGGAAAGTGCAGACACCCATGGATGTGCGTCTTTTGGAATCACAAAGGATCCAAGCTGAAGCACAATCTCCACAGCTACAGATGCAACTGGAGGCTCACTTACAGTCACAGCAAATGCAAGCTCATGTTCGTTCACAGTCTATGGAGGTACATTCACGTTCCCAGTCAATGGAGGCACAGTTAATGGATTCGCATCAGATTCAGACAGACCAGCAACCACCACAACTTCAGGCACAGTTACAGTCAGATCGCATGCAAGCAGAGATGCAGCCTGAAAGGATGCAAGCAGCACTTCAGACTGAGGGCATGGAGGTACTTCCACAGAACAATGGCATGCAAGCTTTATCAAGACCTCAAGAAATCCAGGACTTCCTGGAGCCTGACTTAAATTTAGAAACTCATCTGGGCCAGACGGGCTCTGTCTCATCTCAGCAGCACCTCATGTCTGATGGTGGAGAGGGTTTACGCTTAGATGCTGACTCTTCCCAGCAGGTACCTCAAACTCAAATGGAACCTAAGGATCAGTTTGACAGCCCAAGTCCACAAGGATCCAAGCAACGCTTTGTTCCTTTGACATCCATCTGCTTTCCTGATTCTCTTTTGCAAGATGAAGAAAGGAGCTTTTTCCCTGGAATGGAAGATATGTTCTGCCCCCCTCCATGTGGAAATGATGAGTTTCCGAAGTCTAGTTGTGGGGATGATGGTTCTCAGAGCATGGACAGAAATGAGGCAATGAAGAACAGCTATGAAATGATGCAGTCTAATCAAGGTTATTCAGCTTACTGCACATCTGAAAGTAACGACAATCAACAAAATGTCCACTTAGGTCTGGATTCTGTATCTGTTAAACATGAGTTGCCATCCACTGTAAATACAGAACAGTTAGGTCTGATTCAGTCAAGTCATACTCAGCAAACTTCAGAAGTTAAACCTGGCTTGACATCACCCATCTTCTGTTCTTCAAAACCCAAAAAACTTCTAAAGACGTCATCCTTTCACCTGCTCAAAAAAAGAGAACCCTCTTTCCAGCCTCCTAAGAAGAACTATGCCCAGGAATATGAATTTGAAGATGATGAAGATAAGGAAGATGTTCCTGCAGACATTCGATTAAACAGCCGTAGGCTGCCTGATCTTCTTCCAGACCTTATCTCTAGCTGTCGTACTCGGCCAAACATAAGCCCCATGGGAGATATTGACTTTTGTCCACCCCATATTGATGGACCAAAGAGAAGAGGTCGAAAACCCACCAAACCAAAAAGAGAGGGCCCCCCACGGCCTAGAGGTAGACCAAGAATTAGACCACTAGTAGAACCTCACCCAGTGGGGCATGATGGTAATAGGAGACCCCGTGGAAGAGGAAGAGGGAGAGGCAGGAGAATGGTAGATGATGGAAGAGAACGTATGGCTATGGagcctttaaaaccactaaag ATCAAACTGCAGGTGCCAAAAGAGAATGATACTTTGCAGATTGAACAAGCTGAGATGCTCCCTCCTCCACAGGAAAATGCATTGGACAACAGCCAGACTCGGGAGAAGATCAAGCAGAAGATCAAGGAGGTTGAAGAAAAGCAGCCAGAAATAAAATCAGGCTTCATGGCCTCATTCCTGGATTTTCTCAAATCAG ATGAGGAGGATTCAGTCAGCAAAAACCAAGATCTGCAAAAGAGCATCACGTCGGCCATCTCTGCTCTCTATGACCCGACTGACCGCAAGGAAGCAGAGAACACAG CACCCCCTGTGGTCGAGGAAAAAGTGTCCAGCCCCGTGCCATCAGAACCTTCACCCCAGCAGGAGACCACAGCCCCAGCATCACCACCATCTCCACCATCTCCAGCATCTCCACCATCTCCACCATCTCCACCATCACCCCAAGAAACACATGTTCCACCACCACCTGAGGAACCCCCTGCCCAATCATCTCCAGAGCAGGAAGAACCCGAAGACTCCAGACCTCTTCACCTTGCCAAGAAACAGGAGAGTGCAGCCATCTGTGAAGAGACAGATGAAGAGGATGTCGAGAGCAGTGGTGAGGGCATCTTCCGAGAAAGGGATGAGTTTGTTATCCGTGTTGAAGATATCCAGGCTCTAAAG CTGGCATTGCAAACCGGAAGGGAGCCACCTCCGATCTGGAGAGTCCAGAAAGCCTTGTTGCAAAAATTTACTCCTGAGATTAAAGACGGTCAGAGACAGTTCTGCGCCACAAGCAAT TATCTGGGATATTTTGGCGATGCCAAAAACAGGTACCAGCGCCTGTATGTCAAATTCCTGGAGAACGTCAATAAGAAGGACTATGTCCGGGTCTGTTCTAAGAAGCCTTGGCACCGTCCCCTGCAAACCATGAG GAGGCAAAGTCAGACAAAGGCTCCTGGTGGTAAAAGTCCTGTTGTGGTTCCCAAGCTAGAAATAATGGAGAAACCAGAACGTTTGCCAAAGATGGAGGCACTGGGCAGACCAGAAAGGCCGGAAGCTTTAGAAAAGGCAGAGGGAGCAGAAAAAGTTGAGAGACCAGACAAATTAGAAGGAGAGGAGCCTTTTGAGAAATCAGAGGTTATTCCCAAACTGGAAAAGTTTGTTTCAGAGGAAGGACATGAACAAGTCCCTGGGATGAATTCAGTAAAATACGTACCCCTAGGAGATATGGAGATGGTAGAGGCTATCAAAAACATAGAAAACCGCGAGGCCGTGGCAACGATGGAGAAATTCGAACCTATGCAGAAAGTTGAGATGGAAGATACAGTAGCAAAAACGGTAAACAACGAACCATCGTTGAAGAAGGAAAAGACCGGACAAGGTACAAAGCAGGAGAAGACTGACGTTTTTAAAGGAAATATGGAGCCAGTGGCCAAGGCAGAAAAGGCTGATCAAACTGTACAGCCTGAAAATGCAGACACAGCAATAAAGGCAGAAAAGTCTGACAATACTGTAAAACCAGAGAAGGGCACATTTTCTGTTAGACAAGAAAAGCAAGAGCCAATTGTGAAGGCTGAGAAAAACACCCCTGGTGGTAGGCAAGAGAAATCTGAACCTGTCACCAAGCCAGAGAATTTAGAAATGAGAAAGGCGGAGTGTATTGGAAAGTTATTATTGCCAGTTGAAAAGCCTGAAAATGAAGAGCCAATGGATACACTAGAGAATGAGTTAGAGGAAAAGTCTGCAGTGTCAGAGCCAATAGGCCAAACAGAACCAACCAATACAATTGAGAAATGTGAAACGACTGAACAGTCTGAGAAGGTGGAGGCAGAGAAGAGGCTTGAGCAAGATGAACAACAGGAAAAGTGCTTGAGAACTAATAAATTAGAAAAACCAAATAAGGTGGAGAAAATTGACAGAGTTTCCAAGGTAGACCGATCAGAGAAGACTGGCAAGGTGGACCGGCTAGAGAAAGCTTCAAAGGGTGATCGAGCAGACAAAAACGTAAAGGTTAATCGTTCTGAAAAACGTGCAAAAGCTGATCGTACAGAGAAGCCAACAAGGATAGATAAAATGGAGAAAACCGTAAAGGCAACCAAaatggaaaaaacagaaaaagccaCCAAGGTGGAGCGTTCTTCTAAAATGGTCAGAGCAGAAAGGCCTTCAAAGTTAGATAAACCAGAAAGGCCTGAAAAGATGCCCAGGTTAGAAAAGAGTGAAAAGTCACCAAAGCTTGAAAAAGTGACCAAGAATGATAAAATAGAAAAACCAGAAAAATCACCACGAGCAGAGaaggaaaaaatggaaagaccACGAGCAGAGaaggaaaaaatggaaagacaTGTCCGcatggaaaaagtagaaaaggtaGAGCCACCAACAAAAGCTGCTTTGAAGCCAAAGCACAAACAGGTGAAAGTGAAAGCAGAGCCACCAcccaaaaagaggaaaaaatggcTCAAGGAGGTTGCATCATCCTCTGATTCAGAATCTTCCCCTGACCAGCAGAGTGAAGAAG AACGTGTTCCTGTAGGCCGTGTATTAAACACACGAGCCATGAAAGAGATGTTCCGGAGTTATATTGAAATGCTGGTCAGCACAGCTTTAGACCCAGACATGATCCAAGCATTAGAAGACACTAGTG ATGAACTTTACCTTCCACCCATGAGAAAAATTGACGGCATTGTGAATGAGCACAAGAAAAAAGTGCTAAAGAAGATCTCTCTCAGTTCATCATTTCAG GAGGCAATACACACGTTCCCTCAGCTTAACAGTGAGCCAGGAGAACCTTCAACCAGAATGAAACCCGGGGGAGAAGCGTATAACCGCAAAACActcaacaaattaaaaaagaatgtaGCCAAACCACAG GAGTTTAAGGTGGATGCCGAGAAGTCACTTTTTTACACCCTGTACCATTCCCTGCATCACTACAAATATCACACCTTCCTCCGATGCAAGCAAGAG ACCAATGCAATAGAAGAACAGAATGATGACCTGGGACAGGAGGAGGTGGTGCAGCAATGCATGAGGAACCAGCCATGGCTCGAAAAACTCTTCGACTCCTTTATCGACCTAATCACGCAAGCACAGAACAAGTGCGCGTGA